A part of Aegilops tauschii subsp. strangulata cultivar AL8/78 chromosome 2, Aet v6.0, whole genome shotgun sequence genomic DNA contains:
- the LOC109754470 gene encoding glyceraldehyde-3-phosphate dehydrogenase A, chloroplastic: MASPMLSTAMAPLQGGMLEFSGLRSSSSLPLRRNATSDDFMSAVSFRTYAVSTSGGSRKAPTEAKLKVAINGFGRIGRNFLRCWHGRGDSSPLEVIAINDTGGVKQASHLLKYDSTLGIFDADVKPVGDNAISVDGKVIKVVSDRNPSNLPWGEMGIDLVIEGTGVFVDRAGAGKHLEAGAKKVLITAPGKGDIPTYVCGVNADLYTHADTIISNASCTTNCLAPFVKVLDQKFGIIKGTMTTTHSYTGDQRLLDASHRDLRRARAAALNIVPTSTGAAKAVALVLPNLKGKLNGIALRVPTPNVSVVDLVVQVSKKTLAEEVNQAFRDAAANELKGILDVCDEPLVSVDFRCSDVSSTIDASLSMVMGDDMVKVIAWYDNEWGYSQRVVDLADIVANQWK, encoded by the exons ATGGCGTCGCCCATGCTCTCCACCGCCATGGCGCCACTCCAG GGGGGCATGCTGGAGTTCTCCGGGCTGAGGAGCTCGTCGTCGCTGCCGCTCCGGCGGAATGCCACCTCCGACGACTTCATGTCCGCGGTCTCCTTCAGGACATACGCG GTGAGCACCAGCGGCGGGTCGCGGAAGGCGCCGACGGAGGCCAAGCTCAAGGTGGCGATCAACGGGTTCGGGCGCATCGGGCGCAACTTCCTGCGGTGCTGGCACGGGCGCGGCGACAGCTCGCCGCTGGAGGTGATCGCCATCAACGACACCGGAGGCGTGAAGCAGGCGTCCCACCTCCTCAAGTACGACTCCACGCTGGGCATCTTCGACGCGGACGTCAAGCCCGTGGGCGACAACGCCATCTCCGTGGACGGCAAGGTGATCAAGGTGGTGTCCGACCGCAACCCCTCCAACCTGCCGTGGGGCGAGATGGGCATCGACCTCGTCATCGAGGGCACCGGCGTCTTCGTCGACCGCGCCGGCGCGGGCAAGCATCTCGAGGCCGGCGCCAAGAAGGTGCTCATCACCGCACCCGGCAAGGGCGACATCCCCACCTACGTCTGCGGCGTCAACGCCGACCTCTACACCCACGCCGACACCATCATCAGCAACGCCTCCTGCACCACCAACTGCCTCGCCCCCTTCGTCAAGGTGCTCGACCAAAAGTTCG GCATCATCAAGGGAACCATGACCACCACCCACTCATACACCGGCGACCAGAGGCTACTGGACGCGAGCCACCGCGACCTGCGCcgtgcccgcgccgccgcgctcAACATCGTGCCCACCTCCACCGGCGCGGCCAAGGCCGTGGCGCTGGTGCTCCCCAACCTCAAGGGCAAGCTCAACGGGATCGCGCTCCGGGTGCCCACCCCCAACGTGTCCGTCGTCGACCTCGTGGTGCAGGTCTCCAAGAAGACCCTCGCCGAGGAGGTGAACCAGGCGTTCCGCGACGCCGCCGCCAACGAGCTCAAGGGCATCCTCGACGTCTGCGACGAGCCGCTCGTGTCCGTCGACTTCCGGTGCTCCGACGTGTCCTCCACCATCGACGCGTCGCTCAGCATGGTCATGGGCGACGACATGGTCAAGGTCATCGCGTGGTACGACAACGAGTGGGGTTACTCCCAGAGGGTCGTCGACCTCGCCGACATCGTCGCCAACCAATGGAAGTGA